A section of the Engraulis encrasicolus isolate BLACKSEA-1 chromosome 8, IST_EnEncr_1.0, whole genome shotgun sequence genome encodes:
- the LOC134453885 gene encoding olfactory receptor 52E2-like, translating into MTHLATNDHSMSYKACLVQTYFIMIYGGCTCTMLTAMAYDRYVCIFQPLQYHAIMTPRKVRALLVAAYVFPALLVLGQIVLTSGIPLCRHVIHKLFCDNLSVSNLGCSRRTMYAMVTDVYGLCGLVFLIVLPVFLILLSYFKLMLLSSKISSDARRKAFATCAPHIIIFVNFSVSGLFALIYNRVAHFVPVGVNICFVSLYVLVPPLLHPIVYGMKNQDIRKSLSKMCRVWESAVGFT; encoded by the coding sequence ATGACCCACCTGGCAACCAACGACCACTCCATGTCGTACAAAGCCTGTCTTGTTCAGACATACTTCATCATGATCTACGGGGGTTGCACGTGCACGATGCTCACGGCCATGGCCTACGACCGGTATGTCTGCATCTTCCAGCCTCTGCAGTACCACGCCATAATGACCCCGCGCAAGGTGAGAGCACTCCTGGTGGCCGCTTACGTCTTCCCTGCCTTACTGGTGCTGGGTCAGATCGTTCTCACGTCAGGGATACCTTTGTGCCGCCATGTTATTCATAAACTGTTCTGCGATAACTTGTCTGTGTCTAATCTGGGCTGCAGTCGTCGGACTATGTATGCTATGGTGACTGATGTATACGGTTTGTGCGGTCTCGTTTTCTTGATTGTGCTTCCGGTGTTCCTCATCCTACTGTCGTACTTCAAGCTCATGCTGCTCAGTTCCAAGATCTCATCCGACGCGCGGAGAAAGGCCTTCGCCACCTGCGCCCCGCACATCATTATATTTGTGAACTTCTCCGTGTCTGGGTTGTTTGCTCTGATTTACAATCGCGTGGCTCACTTTGTACCCGTTGGGGTTAATATATGTTTCGTGTCCCTTTATGTTCTCGTacctccactactccaccctaTTGTGTACGGAATGAAAAACCAGGACATCAGAAAAAGCTTATCGAAAATGTGTAGGGTCTGGGAGTCTGCTGTTGGATTTACCTAA